One part of the Thiothrix nivea DSM 5205 genome encodes these proteins:
- a CDS encoding GNAT family N-acetyltransferase — translation MEIRPTTIQDLPAINRVIDAAVMGWKLPERVKRLALPSYRYDAADIQHLSVQVIEMAADGIVAVAAWEAADPRDTPGRQSGLLLHGLYVHPDVQQQGLGKRLLQEVKQAALAGGYAGVLVKAQADAESFFAACGLQKLPVEDTVRHYAGRYWLATSCM, via the coding sequence ATGGAGATCCGACCCACCACTATCCAAGATTTACCTGCCATCAATCGCGTTATCGACGCGGCTGTTATGGGCTGGAAACTGCCTGAACGGGTCAAACGTTTGGCCTTGCCGAGCTACCGCTACGATGCCGCTGATATACAGCACCTGAGTGTACAGGTGATTGAAATGGCAGCGGATGGAATTGTCGCTGTTGCAGCGTGGGAAGCGGCTGATCCGCGTGATACGCCGGGGAGGCAGTCTGGCTTGCTGTTGCACGGCTTATATGTTCACCCCGATGTGCAACAGCAGGGGTTGGGAAAGCGTTTGTTACAGGAGGTAAAGCAAGCCGCGCTTGCCGGTGGATACGCCGGGGTGTTGGTCAAGGCGCAAGCAGATGCGGAAAGCTTTTTCGCTGCGTGCGGCTTGCAGAAACTACCGGTAGAAGATACGGTGCGCCATTACGCAGGCCGCTATTGGCTCGCAACGTCTTGCATGTAA
- a CDS encoding AAA family ATPase — protein sequence MIYILICNDKQNLFYILADTLLLQKLHFNHIQMVQKGKLGALITTLPVDKLVDEDIRALIAAKKFFVLHAPRQTGKTTTLLAMMDVLNQSGEYTALYMGVESAQSARNDVAAGMKAILGSLVYGAEARLQEYRLKPWRDELWPELGEHATLRELLSRWARESAKPIVLMIDEVDALVGDTLISLLRQLREGYIGRPGVPFVQSVILCGVRDVRDYRIHTAHHEIITGGSAFNVKAKSLVMGSFTRTEIETLYAQHTTETGQAFAPEIFPELWEDTRGQPWLVNAFGHELTWEDKAARDRSTPITLECYRAARECLIQSRTTHLSQLSDKLQEARVHGVISALLAGEVTPDTLAMDDVEYVADLGLIGVRPQLHIANRIYRRCSLFFPF from the coding sequence ATGATATATATTCTCATTTGCAATGACAAGCAGAATCTTTTCTACATCCTGGCGGATACGCTGCTGCTGCAAAAGCTGCATTTTAATCACATCCAAATGGTACAAAAAGGTAAACTGGGGGCGTTAATCACCACGCTGCCCGTCGACAAACTGGTTGACGAGGACATCCGCGCCCTCATCGCGGCGAAAAAATTCTTCGTCCTGCACGCCCCGCGCCAGACCGGCAAAACCACCACCCTGCTGGCGATGATGGACGTGCTCAACCAGTCCGGCGAATACACTGCCCTGTACATGGGGGTGGAATCAGCGCAATCCGCCCGCAATGATGTTGCCGCAGGCATGAAGGCCATTCTCGGCAGTCTGGTGTATGGAGCGGAGGCACGCTTGCAGGAATACCGCCTGAAACCATGGCGTGATGAACTGTGGCCGGAGTTGGGGGAACACGCCACCCTGCGGGAACTGCTCAGCCGCTGGGCGCGCGAAAGCGCCAAACCCATCGTACTGATGATCGACGAAGTGGATGCCCTGGTTGGCGATACCCTGATTTCGCTGCTGCGCCAGTTGCGTGAAGGCTATATTGGTCGCCCCGGCGTACCATTCGTGCAGAGCGTGATCCTGTGCGGTGTGCGCGATGTGCGCGATTACCGCATCCACACCGCGCATCATGAAATCATCACCGGCGGCAGCGCCTTCAACGTCAAGGCCAAATCCCTCGTGATGGGCAGTTTCACCCGCACCGAAATCGAAACCCTGTACGCCCAGCACACTACCGAAACCGGGCAGGCGTTCGCCCCGGAGATTTTCCCCGAACTGTGGGAGGACACCCGTGGGCAACCGTGGCTGGTCAATGCCTTCGGTCATGAGCTGACCTGGGAAGACAAGGCCGCCCGCGACCGCAGTACCCCAATCACGCTGGAATGCTACCGCGCCGCCCGCGAGTGTTTGATCCAGTCCCGCACCACCCACTTGTCACAACTCTCCGACAAGTTGCAAGAAGCCCGGGTTCACGGCGTCATCAGTGCGTTGCTGGCGGGCGAAGTTACCCCCGACACCTTGGCGATGGATGATGTGGAATATGTCGCCGACCTCGGCCTGATTGGGGTAAGGCCGCAACTGCACATTGCCAACCGCATCTATCGCAGATGTAGTCTCTTCTTTCCCTTCTGA
- a CDS encoding nitroreductase family protein, producing the protein MTYLHSINQPRDAALAVDQVIRSRRTRKVLGHLHAPAHIPHGFREQVEEAVRIAGWAPFHYPANPIHQQDGLDSCVPWRFYALGQAECLTLAHCLLEDEDGCVDASSTIIRMLAAAGSVVLATWLPEPDNSRKAQQMDEEHLAAAAAAVQNLLLAGEARGIQTYWSSGGVLASSECFDLCNIPLAQKLLGAIFMFPPQTDSNMDNMDVHEGKLRNRRGTPDSWRTWVSLDKKQEQAA; encoded by the coding sequence ATGACGTATTTACACTCCATCAACCAGCCAAGGGATGCGGCATTGGCGGTGGATCAGGTCATCCGCAGCCGCCGCACGCGGAAAGTGCTGGGGCATCTGCACGCCCCCGCCCACATCCCGCACGGTTTCCGCGAACAGGTGGAAGAGGCCGTGCGCATTGCCGGTTGGGCACCGTTCCACTACCCCGCCAACCCAATCCACCAGCAGGACGGGCTGGATTCCTGCGTTCCCTGGCGGTTTTACGCGCTTGGGCAAGCGGAGTGCCTGACGCTTGCCCACTGCCTGCTGGAAGACGAAGACGGGTGTGTTGATGCCAGTTCCACCATCATCCGCATGTTGGCGGCTGCCGGTTCCGTAGTACTGGCCACCTGGCTGCCAGAACCTGACAACTCCCGCAAGGCGCAGCAAATGGATGAGGAACACCTCGCCGCCGCCGCTGCCGCCGTGCAAAACCTGCTGCTGGCGGGGGAAGCACGTGGCATCCAGACCTACTGGTCAAGCGGCGGGGTACTGGCTTCCAGCGAATGTTTCGACCTGTGCAACATTCCCCTTGCGCAGAAATTGCTGGGGGCGATTTTCATGTTCCCGCCACAAACCGACAGTAACATGGATAACATGGATGTCCACGAAGGTAAGCTACGCAACCGGCGTGGCACGCCGGATAGCTGGCGTACCTGGGTTTCACTGGACAAGAAACAGGAGCAAGCCGCATGA
- a CDS encoding HMA2 domain-containing protein, translating into MSAIPHLGFDTAALLRLRQHLSIVHHIPGRIRLRLGMALWHSGAQLDRSQLQRLLDGLEGIRDVRLNPAVASVTIEYNPKQVSPDDWETLIHGDSTDASKLLDEWLKRHAQLLHDTFTHKE; encoded by the coding sequence ATGAGCGCCATCCCCCACCTCGGTTTCGACACCGCCGCCCTGCTGCGCCTGCGCCAGCACCTCAGCATTGTCCACCACATCCCCGGACGCATCCGCCTGCGCCTCGGCATGGCCTTGTGGCACAGCGGCGCACAACTCGACCGCAGCCAGTTGCAGCGCCTGCTGGACGGGCTGGAAGGCATCCGCGACGTGCGCCTCAACCCGGCGGTGGCTTCCGTGACCATCGAATACAACCCCAAACAGGTATCCCCCGACGACTGGGAAACCCTGATCCACGGCGACAGCACCGACGCCAGCAAGCTGCTGGACGAGTGGCTGAAGCGCCACGCCCAGTTGTTACACGACACTTTCACGCATAAGGAGTAA
- a CDS encoding YtxH domain-containing protein gives MNEQAMPDPGGNPDQGMKPADAAGMMGSTGNGDMPQGQGQGQSRKQGGIPEGQQAMYQQAAAQQAAPQMPYPQQPMPQMPYPQQPQWPGYAYAAQPMYAQPGMGMGMGHMHGQHGSQPHQQQAAQPGNDLNQMVQDMTSGTPGLASLTKLIDFNDKDFWKGALVGAAAVLLFTNSGVQRALFRGAVKTRDAAEEGVEKVKEGVSKVKQSVKQAASQENDDE, from the coding sequence ATGAACGAACAAGCAATGCCTGACCCAGGCGGCAACCCCGACCAAGGCATGAAACCCGCCGATGCCGCTGGCATGATGGGTTCCACAGGCAACGGCGACATGCCCCAGGGACAGGGGCAAGGCCAGAGCCGCAAACAGGGCGGCATCCCGGAAGGCCAGCAAGCCATGTACCAGCAAGCCGCCGCGCAACAGGCTGCGCCGCAAATGCCCTACCCGCAACAGCCCATGCCGCAAATGCCTTACCCGCAGCAGCCGCAATGGCCCGGTTACGCCTATGCCGCCCAGCCGATGTACGCACAACCCGGCATGGGAATGGGCATGGGGCACATGCACGGCCAGCACGGCAGCCAGCCCCACCAGCAGCAAGCCGCCCAACCCGGCAACGACCTGAACCAGATGGTACAGGACATGACCAGCGGCACGCCCGGCCTTGCCAGCCTCACCAAACTGATCGACTTCAACGACAAGGATTTCTGGAAAGGCGCACTGGTTGGCGCTGCCGCCGTGCTGCTGTTCACCAATAGCGGCGTACAACGCGCCCTGTTCCGGGGGGCAGTCAAAACCCGCGACGCCGCCGAAGAAGGCGTGGAAAAGGTCAAGGAAGGCGTCAGCAAAGTGAAACAAAGCGTGAAACAAGCCGCCAGCCAGGAGAACGATGATGAGTAA
- a CDS encoding magnetosome protein MamC, which yields MSNHYPVAQQQMQYPQPVHNPVPTCSLSALANMAIAGAVIGGSAAAAKNLRRVQKEEIQPQAAMLDTGKTALSSAVATAAATAAATTVAGAVSHAVADRGMLRLAVMFGVGTAVLYGLNRWTEDK from the coding sequence ATGAGTAACCATTACCCCGTAGCGCAACAGCAGATGCAATACCCGCAGCCCGTGCATAACCCCGTGCCGACCTGTTCCCTCAGCGCACTCGCCAATATGGCCATCGCCGGGGCGGTGATCGGTGGTTCCGCCGCTGCTGCCAAAAACCTGCGCCGCGTGCAGAAGGAAGAAATCCAGCCGCAGGCAGCCATGCTGGACACTGGCAAAACCGCCCTGTCCAGCGCCGTGGCGACCGCCGCCGCAACCGCCGCAGCCACCACCGTCGCTGGAGCCGTTTCCCATGCCGTGGCTGACCGGGGCATGTTGCGCCTGGCAGTGATGTTCGGGGTTGGCACGGCTGTCCTGTACGGCCTCAACCGTTGGACGGAAGACAAATAG
- a CDS encoding heavy metal translocating P-type ATPase — MGNPVVLPVVLHETPARLRVRLPAVAERGFNPVWLESWLEAQAGVRDVHINRKAASVAVDFDPQRTGRDAILQRLGSFRREQVAATAGEATELGSEFAPMLSSAATLALMPLLSPPQRRLLSLANAAPILLNGVDTFINEGVKMEVLDALAIGLAGFKGEAYSASITTFLLALGEFLEHQTERKSDKLLRRLLQPEPAPAWVERDGELVQVPGDEVQVGEIVVVGIGETVPVDGRVVEGVALLNQAAVTGEDLPVRKEQRHRVVAGSVVEEGRIRIEAQRVGSDTTTARVASFIQSSLANRSDTQRMADELADKRVWFTLLTGGLVYALTRDLTRLQSVFLVDYSCALKLGTPMAFKSGMYRAATHGILMRGGSAIEHLAEVDTIVFDKTGTLTHSELVVTDVVVLDKSHLDEDALLALVASIEEHASHPLAQAVVDAAKERDLQHITHGEIDYLVAHGLSTDVDGKRVVIGSRHFLEEHHHILFAKHETAIDRLQDEGKTLLYIGAAAQGRKTAKPIGIVALRDTLRADAVYAINRLRSLGITQAVMITGDKRSKAEALAAELGLDAVHAEVAPEEKAAIIQQLQAQGHKVAFVGDGINDGPALSVAEVGIAMPRGADIARATADIVLMDDRLAAVADARELAGRTMQLIRSNFNIAVGVNTAVLAGAVLGRLSPVMSAVLHNGTTIGVLLRALVGVDIEGLADGKQVKRR; from the coding sequence ATGGGCAACCCAGTAGTCTTGCCAGTGGTCTTGCACGAAACGCCCGCACGGTTGCGGGTACGCCTGCCTGCGGTGGCAGAGCGCGGTTTCAACCCGGTGTGGCTGGAATCCTGGCTGGAAGCGCAAGCAGGGGTCAGGGATGTGCACATCAACCGCAAAGCCGCCAGCGTGGCGGTGGATTTCGACCCGCAACGCACCGGGCGTGATGCCATCCTGCAACGGCTGGGCAGTTTCCGTCGCGAACAAGTGGCCGCCACAGCGGGTGAAGCCACCGAACTTGGCAGTGAATTTGCGCCGATGCTCAGCAGTGCCGCCACCCTCGCACTGATGCCGCTGCTGTCACCGCCACAGCGCCGCTTGCTGAGCCTCGCCAATGCCGCCCCCATCCTGCTCAACGGGGTGGACACCTTCATCAACGAAGGCGTGAAAATGGAAGTGCTGGACGCGCTCGCCATCGGCTTGGCGGGCTTCAAGGGTGAAGCCTACAGCGCCAGCATCACCACTTTCCTGCTGGCGTTGGGTGAATTCCTTGAACACCAGACCGAACGCAAGTCCGACAAGCTGCTGCGCCGCCTGCTGCAACCTGAACCCGCCCCGGCATGGGTGGAACGCGACGGCGAACTGGTACAGGTTCCCGGCGATGAAGTCCAGGTCGGCGAAATCGTGGTGGTCGGCATTGGCGAAACCGTGCCGGTGGACGGGCGGGTGGTGGAAGGTGTCGCCCTGCTCAATCAGGCCGCCGTCACTGGCGAAGACCTGCCGGTGCGCAAGGAACAACGCCATCGCGTGGTGGCGGGCAGCGTGGTGGAAGAAGGCCGCATCCGTATCGAAGCCCAGCGGGTCGGTTCCGACACCACCACGGCACGGGTCGCCAGTTTCATCCAGTCCTCGCTCGCCAACCGTTCCGACACCCAGCGCATGGCGGATGAACTCGCCGACAAGCGTGTGTGGTTCACCCTGCTCACCGGCGGGCTGGTGTATGCCCTCACCCGTGACCTGACCCGGCTGCAATCGGTGTTCCTGGTGGATTATTCCTGCGCCCTCAAGCTCGGCACGCCGATGGCGTTCAAGTCCGGCATGTACCGCGCCGCCACCCACGGCATCCTGATGCGCGGCGGCAGCGCCATTGAACATCTGGCGGAGGTGGACACCATTGTATTCGACAAGACCGGCACGCTGACCCACAGCGAACTGGTCGTCACCGACGTGGTGGTGCTGGACAAATCCCATCTGGACGAAGACGCGCTGCTGGCGCTGGTGGCCTCCATCGAGGAACACGCCAGCCACCCGTTGGCGCAAGCGGTGGTCGATGCCGCCAAGGAACGCGACCTCCAACACATTACCCACGGCGAAATCGACTATCTGGTGGCGCATGGCCTGTCCACCGATGTGGATGGCAAGCGCGTGGTGATCGGCAGCCGCCACTTTCTGGAAGAGCACCACCACATCCTGTTCGCCAAACACGAAACCGCCATTGACCGACTACAGGATGAAGGCAAGACCCTGCTGTACATCGGTGCGGCGGCGCAAGGGCGCAAAACGGCCAAACCCATCGGCATTGTCGCCCTGCGTGACACCCTGCGGGCGGATGCGGTGTATGCCATCAACCGCCTGCGCAGCCTCGGCATTACCCAGGCGGTGATGATTACCGGCGACAAACGCAGCAAGGCGGAAGCACTGGCGGCGGAACTGGGGCTGGATGCGGTACATGCAGAAGTCGCCCCGGAAGAAAAAGCCGCCATCATCCAGCAATTGCAGGCGCAAGGCCACAAGGTCGCGTTCGTTGGCGACGGCATCAACGACGGCCCGGCGCTGTCGGTGGCGGAAGTGGGCATCGCCATGCCACGCGGGGCGGATATTGCCCGCGCCACTGCCGACATCGTGCTGATGGACGACCGCCTCGCCGCCGTGGCCGATGCCCGCGAACTGGCGGGGCGCACCATGCAACTGATCCGCAGCAATTTCAACATCGCCGTCGGGGTGAACACCGCCGTACTGGCAGGCGCGGTGCTGGGCAGGTTGTCGCCGGTGATGAGCGCCGTGCTGCACAATGGCACGACCATTGGGGTGCTGTTAAGGGCATTGGTGGGGGTGGACATCGAAGGGCTGGCAGACGGCAAGCAAGTGAAACGGCGTTAA
- a CDS encoding heavy-metal-associated domain-containing protein translates to MNAIDYMHHTPGRLRLKGRHFNCHGVAARRAVTALEATPGVEEVRFNKHAGSLTVHYDPQQLTQDDLINTLEIAGCIRSPAAVQQHKQPAASGEKVSGLFGKALVGALAQRTASHLIGKLL, encoded by the coding sequence ATGAACGCCATTGATTACATGCACCATACCCCCGGACGCCTGCGCCTGAAAGGCCGTCATTTCAACTGCCACGGTGTCGCCGCCCGCCGCGCCGTCACCGCGCTGGAAGCCACCCCCGGCGTTGAAGAGGTCAGGTTCAACAAACATGCAGGCAGCCTGACCGTGCATTACGACCCGCAGCAACTGACGCAGGACGATTTGATCAACACGCTGGAAATCGCCGGGTGCATCCGCTCCCCCGCCGCTGTCCAGCAACACAAGCAGCCTGCCGCCTCCGGTGAAAAAGTATCGGGGCTGTTCGGCAAGGCATTGGTAGGCGCACTGGCGCAACGCACCGCCAGTCACCTGATAGGCAAACTATTGTAA
- a CDS encoding FeoA family protein, with product MAEQGSFPLGMATEGATVRIVALRGGAMLDKRVTEMGLNVGSEITVRQRQGGGLVVSRGETRFALGGGMAHKIMVEAVEEPLTPTGDTT from the coding sequence ATGGCAGAACAAGGCAGTTTCCCGCTAGGGATGGCAACAGAAGGGGCAACCGTCAGGATTGTGGCCTTGCGTGGCGGGGCGATGCTGGACAAGCGTGTCACCGAAATGGGGCTGAATGTCGGCAGTGAAATCACCGTGCGCCAGCGTCAAGGCGGCGGGCTGGTGGTGTCACGCGGGGAAACCCGCTTTGCCCTGGGTGGCGGCATGGCGCACAAAATCATGGTCGAGGCGGTAGAAGAACCCCTCACCCCAACAGGAGATACGACATGA
- a CDS encoding FeoA family protein: protein MTLKELQVGDRARISGFLQGGGAYRRKLLAMGITPGAEISITRVAPMGDPVEIRVRGFAMSLRKDEAEVLSVEKLP from the coding sequence ATGACACTCAAGGAATTACAGGTGGGCGACCGCGCCAGAATCAGCGGCTTCCTGCAAGGTGGCGGTGCTTACCGCCGTAAACTGCTGGCCATGGGCATTACCCCCGGCGCTGAAATCAGCATCACCCGCGTAGCGCCGATGGGCGACCCGGTGGAAATCCGCGTGCGCGGCTTCGCCATGAGCCTGCGCAAGGATGAAGCCGAAGTCCTGTCCGTGGAGAAGCTGCCATGA